In the Halalkalicoccus sp. NIPERK01 genome, one interval contains:
- a CDS encoding acyl-CoA carboxylase subunit beta, with amino-acid sequence MNVRISADASEEEASAIAAALAEHVDGEVEVYVGDDDEPTAIQEAVVEYEDDLGPTERERLLREEIEDIERGGPEKYRERLPEQGKLFVRDRLDLWFPDGPLFEDGKFAEFDADDRLPADGLLTGAAEFEGREVHFMANDFTVKAGSMAGKGVEKFLRMQQRALKSGKPVLYLMDSSGGRIDQQRGFFANREGIGKYYYNHSMLSGRVPQICVLYGPCIAGAAYTPVFADFTVMVEGMSAMAIASPRMVRMVTGEEIDMQDLGGPAVHAEHSGSADLVARDEDHARNLVSQLITYLPDKAGEKPPKRESKPPKRSPEGIDSVVPEEPNRGYDMSEVIERVVDRGSYFELKPDYGAEIITAYARIDGRPVGIIANQPNHRAGAIFPDAAEKAAEFIWKSDAYDVPLLYLCDTPGFMAGSGVEKDAILEKGKKMIYATSSATVPKQCVVVRKAYGAGIYAMSGPAYDPESTIALPSGEIAIMGPEAAINAVYRNKLDAIDDPEERAEREAELREEYRRDIDVHRMASEVVIDDIVPPSDLREELVNRFAFYEGLEKDLPEKKHGTVL; translated from the coding sequence ATGAACGTCCGGATCAGCGCGGACGCGAGCGAGGAGGAGGCCTCCGCCATCGCCGCCGCCCTCGCGGAGCACGTCGACGGCGAAGTGGAAGTCTACGTCGGCGACGACGACGAGCCGACGGCGATCCAAGAGGCCGTCGTCGAGTACGAGGACGACCTCGGGCCGACCGAGCGCGAGCGATTGCTCAGGGAGGAGATCGAGGACATTGAGCGTGGTGGCCCGGAGAAGTACAGGGAACGCCTCCCCGAGCAGGGCAAACTGTTCGTCCGCGACCGCCTCGACCTGTGGTTCCCCGACGGACCCCTGTTCGAGGACGGCAAGTTCGCCGAGTTCGACGCCGACGACCGCCTGCCGGCCGACGGCCTGCTCACGGGAGCCGCGGAGTTCGAGGGCCGCGAGGTCCACTTCATGGCCAACGACTTCACCGTGAAGGCCGGCAGCATGGCCGGCAAAGGTGTGGAAAAGTTCCTCCGGATGCAACAGCGCGCGCTCAAGAGCGGGAAACCCGTCCTGTATCTGATGGACTCTTCTGGAGGACGGATCGACCAGCAGCGGGGCTTCTTCGCCAACAGGGAAGGGATCGGGAAATACTACTACAACCACTCGATGCTCTCGGGGAGGGTTCCCCAGATCTGCGTCCTGTACGGGCCCTGCATAGCGGGCGCGGCCTACACCCCCGTGTTCGCCGACTTCACCGTGATGGTCGAGGGGATGAGCGCGATGGCGATAGCTAGTCCTAGAATGGTGCGGATGGTCACCGGCGAGGAGATCGATATGCAGGACCTCGGTGGGCCTGCGGTCCACGCCGAACACTCCGGGAGCGCCGATCTGGTCGCCCGCGACGAGGACCACGCCCGGAACCTCGTCTCCCAACTCATCACGTACCTGCCCGACAAGGCGGGCGAGAAACCCCCGAAACGGGAGTCGAAGCCGCCCAAACGCTCGCCCGAGGGGATCGATTCGGTCGTCCCCGAGGAGCCCAATCGGGGCTACGACATGAGTGAGGTGATCGAGCGGGTCGTCGATCGCGGCTCCTATTTCGAACTCAAACCCGACTACGGGGCGGAGATCATCACCGCCTACGCCCGGATCGACGGCCGGCCCGTCGGGATAATCGCCAACCAGCCGAACCACCGCGCGGGCGCGATCTTCCCCGACGCCGCCGAGAAGGCCGCGGAGTTCATCTGGAAGTCCGACGCCTACGACGTTCCGCTGCTCTATCTGTGTGACACCCCCGGGTTCATGGCCGGCTCCGGGGTGGAAAAGGACGCCATCCTCGAGAAAGGGAAGAAGATGATCTACGCGACCTCCTCGGCGACGGTGCCCAAGCAGTGCGTGGTGGTCAGGAAGGCCTACGGCGCGGGAATCTACGCGATGAGCGGGCCCGCGTACGACCCCGAGAGCACGATCGCGCTTCCCTCCGGCGAGATCGCCATCATGGGTCCGGAGGCGGCGATCAACGCCGTCTACCGCAACAAGCTCGACGCGATCGACGACCCCGAGGAACGCGCCGAACGCGAGGCCGAACTCCGCGAGGAATACAGGAGGGACATCGACGTCCACCGGATGGCCAGCGAGGTCGTGATCGACGACATCGTCCCCCCGAGCGACCTGCGCGAGGAACTGGTCAATCGCTTCGCCTTCTACGAGGGCCTCGAGAAGGACCTGCCCGAGAAGAAACACGGGACGGTCCTCTGA
- a CDS encoding peptide chain release factor 1 codes for MSTATHDLHDRIETVARASADRTSLVTVAIPPEEDLEAVRNRIERDHSESEYGDSGPTNRHVEEALEELRGVLREYDATPENGLVVYVGVVDEELVEYVFDDLPAPIDGFVYEQANKFDTAPLESMTSPSATYGLLVVERGGAALGRLEGEEVVPVETLENEVAEETPSLDSAPEEAEGGALEDRQAEWKEGFFDDVADAAERAFLGDESVDELLVGGTEITVEEFTGDDRLDHRLRERVAGTYTVEYASEQGLRQLAERAEDHLTEAEDLPAREALDEFFERVDTGEEVVYGRENVDEALTYDAVETLLLAESVPAEEASELAERAEEIEAEHVLVPTGIERGEQFEEAFGGYGALLRFEIE; via the coding sequence ATGAGCACCGCTACACACGACCTCCACGATCGGATCGAGACGGTAGCGCGCGCGTCGGCCGACCGGACGAGCCTCGTCACGGTGGCGATCCCGCCCGAGGAGGACCTCGAGGCGGTCCGAAACCGGATCGAACGCGACCACTCCGAGTCCGAATACGGCGACTCGGGGCCGACCAACCGGCACGTCGAGGAGGCCTTAGAGGAGCTTCGAGGCGTGTTGCGGGAGTACGACGCGACCCCCGAGAACGGCCTCGTCGTCTACGTCGGCGTCGTCGACGAGGAGCTGGTCGAGTACGTCTTCGACGACCTCCCAGCGCCGATCGACGGGTTCGTCTACGAGCAGGCAAACAAGTTCGACACCGCGCCCCTCGAGAGCATGACCTCCCCCTCGGCGACGTACGGCCTGCTTGTTGTCGAGCGCGGCGGGGCCGCCCTCGGACGGCTCGAAGGCGAGGAGGTCGTCCCGGTCGAGACCCTGGAGAACGAGGTGGCCGAGGAGACGCCCTCGCTCGACAGCGCGCCCGAGGAGGCCGAGGGCGGGGCCCTCGAGGACCGACAGGCCGAGTGGAAGGAGGGCTTTTTCGACGACGTGGCGGACGCCGCCGAGCGGGCGTTCCTGGGCGATGAGTCCGTCGACGAACTGCTCGTCGGCGGCACCGAGATCACCGTCGAGGAGTTCACCGGCGACGACCGGCTCGACCACCGGCTTCGCGAGAGGGTCGCCGGCACCTACACCGTCGAGTACGCCTCCGAGCAGGGCCTCAGACAGCTCGCCGAACGGGCTGAAGACCACCTCACCGAGGCCGAGGACCTGCCCGCACGCGAGGCGCTCGACGAGTTCTTCGAGCGGGTCGACACGGGCGAGGAGGTCGTCTACGGGCGCGAAAACGTGGACGAAGCGCTCACCTACGACGCCGTCGAGACGCTGCTGCTCGCCGAGTCGGTCCCCGCCGAGGAGGCGAGCGAACTGGCCGAGCGCGCCGAGGAGATCGAGGCCGAACACGTGCTCGTCCCGACGGGGATCGAGCGCGGCGAGCAGTTCGAGGAGGCGTTCGGCGGCTACGGCGCGCTGTTGCGCTTCGAGATCGAATAG
- a CDS encoding cupin domain-containing protein, with translation MPRDYDPSAIPAVYDLREIAPYREEPGFEQVVFRGIDQMLGFSRIGPEKPDGEPHTHPYEQMNMLVEGRLDFLVDGERVELEPYDTLAIPPEIPHTSRAVEGETATLLAFWPLREDRLEGTAYQREFPDL, from the coding sequence ATGCCACGCGACTACGACCCGTCCGCGATTCCGGCCGTATACGATCTGCGGGAGATCGCGCCGTATCGCGAGGAACCGGGCTTCGAACAGGTCGTCTTTCGCGGTATCGATCAGATGCTCGGCTTCTCCCGGATCGGTCCCGAAAAGCCGGATGGCGAGCCCCACACGCACCCGTACGAACAGATGAACATGCTCGTCGAGGGACGCCTCGACTTCCTCGTCGACGGCGAGCGGGTCGAACTCGAACCCTACGACACGTTGGCGATCCCTCCCGAGATCCCTCACACCTCGCGAGCAGTCGAGGGAGAGACCGCAACGCTTCTGGCCTTCTGGCCGCTTCGGGAGGATCGCCTCGAGGGGACGGCGTACCAACGGGAGTTTCCCGACCTGTAG
- a CDS encoding class 1 fructose-bisphosphatase encodes MDRDRSNVVEEVFETVARTAPEIRAALPGRRTETAGKNPSGELRLAADDYADDLLEGRLGAIDGVGQYASEETAEAVDTGEGLSIAVDPLDGSSNLKPNNTMGTIVGIYDAPMPAAGHELVGAAYVLYGPITTMAAAADGEVTEYVVTDGEREAVREDLTLPDEPSVYGFGGRVPDWIDSFDEYAREIECDESLRLRYGGSMIGDVNQVLTYGGVFAYPALESAPEGKLRLQFEGNPVGYIVETAGGRSSDGERSLLEVEPDALHDRVPVHVGSTELIDRLEDALN; translated from the coding sequence ATGGATCGTGATCGCTCGAACGTCGTCGAGGAGGTCTTCGAGACGGTCGCCCGCACCGCACCCGAGATCCGCGCCGCCCTCCCCGGTCGGCGGACCGAGACCGCCGGAAAGAACCCCAGCGGCGAACTGCGACTCGCGGCCGACGACTACGCCGACGACCTCTTGGAGGGGCGCCTCGGCGCGATCGACGGGGTCGGCCAGTACGCGAGCGAGGAGACCGCGGAGGCCGTGGATACGGGCGAGGGCCTCTCGATCGCGGTCGACCCGCTGGACGGCTCCTCGAACCTCAAGCCCAACAACACGATGGGCACCATCGTCGGGATCTACGACGCCCCGATGCCCGCCGCCGGGCACGAACTGGTTGGGGCCGCCTACGTGCTCTACGGCCCGATCACGACGATGGCGGCCGCCGCAGACGGCGAGGTCACCGAGTACGTCGTGACCGACGGCGAGCGGGAGGCGGTCCGCGAGGACCTCACGCTACCCGACGAGCCCTCGGTCTACGGCTTCGGCGGCCGAGTACCGGACTGGATCGACTCCTTCGACGAGTACGCCCGCGAGATAGAGTGCGACGAGAGCCTCAGACTCAGGTATGGAGGATCGATGATCGGCGACGTCAACCAGGTGCTGACCTACGGCGGGGTCTTCGCGTATCCCGCGCTCGAGTCCGCCCCGGAGGGCAAACTCCGCCTCCAGTTCGAGGGCAATCCAGTGGGGTACATCGTCGAGACCGCCGGCGGGCGCTCCTCGGACGGGGAGCGCTCGCTTCTGGAGGTCGAACCCGACGCCCTCCACGACCGCGTCCCGGTCCACGTCGGCTCGACCGAACTGATCGACCGGCTCGAGGACGCGCTGAACTGA
- a CDS encoding class I fructose-bisphosphate aldolase — translation MLPLSDSPIVRDGKVLILAYDHGLEHGPVDFEPVPETMDPERIFEVATHDAVTAVAVQKGIAEAYYPSYADDVNLLLKVNGTSNLWMGEHDSAVNCSPEYAAELGADAVGFTLYGGSNHEVEMAEEFRDVQESAREEDMAVVMWSYPRGQGLKNDTKPDVISYATRLGLELGADITKVKYPGSSEAMENACAMAGKTKVVMSGGSKASDRDFLETVESAINAGASGLAVGRNVFQRENPTALLDALEEVIFEGASADDALAATEAAAPSDD, via the coding sequence ATGCTCCCGCTTTCCGACTCCCCGATCGTCCGCGATGGGAAGGTACTGATTCTCGCCTACGACCACGGTCTCGAGCACGGTCCCGTGGACTTCGAACCCGTCCCCGAGACGATGGACCCCGAGCGGATCTTCGAGGTCGCTACCCACGACGCGGTCACCGCGGTCGCCGTCCAGAAGGGGATCGCCGAGGCGTACTACCCCTCCTACGCCGATGACGTGAACCTCCTGCTCAAGGTCAACGGCACGTCGAACCTCTGGATGGGCGAACACGACTCGGCGGTGAACTGCTCGCCCGAGTACGCCGCCGAACTGGGTGCGGACGCGGTCGGCTTCACCCTCTACGGGGGCTCGAACCACGAGGTCGAGATGGCGGAGGAGTTCCGCGACGTCCAGGAGAGCGCCCGCGAGGAGGACATGGCGGTCGTCATGTGGTCGTATCCGCGGGGACAGGGACTGAAGAACGACACCAAGCCCGACGTGATCTCGTACGCCACCCGTCTGGGGCTCGAACTCGGCGCGGACATCACGAAGGTGAAGTACCCCGGGTCGTCCGAGGCGATGGAAAACGCCTGTGCGATGGCCGGCAAGACGAAGGTCGTGATGTCCGGCGGGTCGAAAGCGAGCGACAGGGACTTCCTCGAGACCGTCGAGAGCGCGATCAACGCCGGGGCCTCGGGGCTCGCCGTCGGGCGAAACGTCTTCCAGCGCGAGAACCCCACGGCGCTGCTCGACGCGCTCGAAGAAGTCATCTTCGAGGGCGCGAGCGCCGACGACGCGCTCGCGGCGACCGAGGCGGCCGCCCCCTCCGACGACTGA
- a CDS encoding 3-hydroxyacyl-CoA dehydrogenase family protein: MTIESVERIGVVGAGTMGNGIAQVCALNGYEVVMRDIETEFVENGLEAIDDSLERFVSKNRLSEEEAESAKERITGTTDLDDLDDCDLVIEAAVEKMDIKQEIFADLEAITDEDVILATNTSTLSITTIASATDREDRVIGLHFMNPVPIMEGVEVVVGEKTGEETVETAHALAEDLGKTTWESDDKPGFVTNRILMPWINEGIRAYDEGVASKEDVDRGMELGTNVPMGPLTLADHIGLDICLDASETLYEELGDRYKPAYLLKRKVDAGDLGKKTGRGFYEYE; encoded by the coding sequence ATGACCATCGAATCGGTCGAGCGGATCGGCGTGGTCGGTGCGGGAACCATGGGCAACGGCATCGCACAGGTCTGTGCGCTCAACGGCTACGAGGTCGTGATGCGCGACATCGAGACGGAGTTCGTCGAGAACGGTCTGGAGGCGATCGACGACAGTCTGGAGCGGTTCGTCTCGAAGAATCGACTGAGCGAGGAGGAAGCCGAGAGTGCTAAAGAACGGATCACCGGCACGACCGACCTCGACGACCTCGACGACTGTGACCTCGTGATCGAGGCCGCCGTCGAGAAGATGGACATCAAACAAGAGATCTTCGCCGACCTCGAGGCGATCACGGACGAGGACGTGATCCTCGCGACCAACACGAGCACGCTCTCCATTACGACGATCGCGAGCGCGACGGATCGGGAGGATCGGGTGATCGGGCTTCACTTCATGAACCCGGTGCCGATCATGGAGGGCGTCGAGGTGGTCGTCGGCGAGAAGACGGGCGAGGAGACGGTCGAAACCGCCCACGCGCTCGCCGAGGACCTCGGCAAGACCACCTGGGAATCCGACGACAAACCCGGCTTCGTCACCAACCGGATCCTGATGCCGTGGATCAACGAGGGCATCCGGGCGTACGACGAGGGCGTCGCCTCGAAGGAGGACGTCGACCGCGGGATGGAACTCGGGACGAACGTCCCGATGGGGCCGCTGACGCTCGCGGACCACATCGGACTCGACATCTGTCTCGACGCCAGCGAGACGCTCTACGAGGAACTCGGCGACCGGTACAAACCCGCCTACCTCCTGAAGCGGAAGGTCGACGCGGGCGATCTCGGCAAGAAGACGGGCAGGGGCTTCTACGAGTACGAGTGA
- a CDS encoding phytoene/squalene synthase family protein: protein MSGSSPSSLPEATADLEWCHEAVDGVSRTFALTIDVLEEPMSSYICVGYLLCRIADTVEDARHIPPETQATLLRTYHAVLDPTDPTGVESFTEAVSGWIPDDGERTADWTVVSQAPRVVRTFERQPESVTEAIRPPVLELVSGMALFVERYADHGGLRIATREELEEYCYYAAGTVGVLITNLICRNTGPPGDAESVERVDRSVERTLYDTAESFGLLLQLVNISKDVYDDYREEDNVYLPAAWLDAEGVPQERVLAEEHADGSKAVVRRTADHARTFLDDAQRYLETLPEVEGNRLAAWAIPYLLAVGTLRELSARPEDALSERGVKVSRSEVSAIVTRMLGESDRAAVGDLRTTVAERPFHQA from the coding sequence ATGTCTGGATCCTCCCCGAGTTCGTTGCCAGAGGCGACCGCCGACCTCGAATGGTGTCACGAGGCGGTAGACGGCGTCTCACGGACGTTCGCGCTGACGATCGACGTGCTAGAGGAGCCCATGTCGTCGTACATCTGCGTGGGCTACCTCCTCTGTCGGATCGCCGACACCGTCGAGGACGCCCGTCACATCCCGCCGGAGACGCAGGCGACGCTGCTTCGGACCTACCACGCCGTCCTCGATCCGACGGACCCGACGGGGGTCGAGTCGTTCACCGAGGCGGTCTCCGGGTGGATCCCCGACGACGGCGAGCGCACCGCGGACTGGACGGTGGTCTCCCAGGCGCCCCGCGTCGTCCGGACCTTCGAGCGCCAGCCCGAATCGGTCACGGAGGCGATCCGGCCGCCCGTCCTCGAACTCGTCTCGGGGATGGCGCTGTTCGTCGAGCGCTACGCGGATCACGGGGGGCTCAGGATCGCGACACGCGAGGAACTCGAGGAGTACTGTTACTACGCCGCGGGCACCGTGGGCGTCCTCATCACCAACCTCATCTGTCGAAACACGGGCCCCCCCGGGGACGCCGAGAGCGTCGAGCGGGTCGATCGCTCCGTCGAGCGAACCCTCTACGACACCGCCGAATCGTTCGGACTCCTGCTCCAACTGGTGAACATCTCGAAGGACGTCTACGACGACTACCGCGAGGAGGACAACGTCTACCTGCCGGCGGCGTGGCTCGACGCGGAGGGCGTCCCGCAGGAGCGCGTGCTCGCCGAGGAGCACGCGGACGGATCGAAGGCGGTCGTGAGACGAACCGCGGACCACGCACGGACCTTCCTCGACGACGCCCAGCGCTACCTCGAGACCCTCCCCGAGGTCGAGGGCAACCGGTTGGCCGCGTGGGCGATCCCCTACCTGCTCGCGGTCGGCACCCTACGCGAACTCTCCGCCCGGCCGGAGGACGCCCTCTCCGAGCGGGGCGTGAAGGTCTCGCGAAGCGAGGTCAGCGCGATCGTCACCCGGATGCTCGGCGAGTCCGATCGGGCCGCCGTCGGCGACCTCCGCACGACGGTCGCCGAACGGCCGTTCCATCAGGCCTGA
- a CDS encoding acyl-CoA dehydrogenase: MDFSLSPEQKQIREMVAEFVDEEIEPRASEIDETDEFPHDLVREMGELGLMGMPFPEEYGGAGLDYHSYAIGLAEISRGSGGLGTVVAAHTSLAGNMLYEFGSEEQKETYLAPLAEGREVGAFALSEAGAGSDVPAMETRAQKEGDEYVVDGGKLWISNGSVAETITLFAKTDPDAGNGGISSFIVRPEEDEGFFVEGTEHKLGDKGCPTAELRFDGMRLPETRRIGEEGEGFVQALKTLNGGRITIAARGVGLAQAALDDAREYANEREQFGQPIGEFQTIKHKLADMDTKLSAARLLMHQAADRKIRGEDFIKEAAQAKLYSSEISREVANEAIQIHGGYGYTTDFDVERYYRDAKLNEIYEGTSEILRNTIGDKVLD, from the coding sequence ATGGACTTCAGCCTCTCCCCCGAACAGAAGCAGATCCGCGAGATGGTCGCGGAGTTCGTCGACGAGGAGATCGAACCCCGAGCGAGCGAGATCGACGAAACCGACGAGTTCCCCCACGACCTCGTGCGCGAGATGGGCGAACTCGGCCTGATGGGGATGCCGTTTCCCGAGGAGTACGGCGGCGCGGGCCTCGACTACCACTCGTACGCGATCGGCCTCGCGGAGATCTCGCGGGGGTCGGGCGGCCTCGGAACGGTCGTCGCCGCCCACACCTCGCTCGCGGGCAACATGCTCTACGAGTTCGGCAGCGAGGAACAGAAGGAGACGTACCTAGCGCCGCTCGCCGAGGGGCGGGAGGTGGGCGCGTTCGCGCTCTCGGAGGCCGGCGCGGGCAGCGACGTGCCCGCGATGGAGACGCGCGCGCAAAAGGAGGGCGACGAGTACGTCGTCGACGGCGGGAAGCTCTGGATCTCGAACGGGTCGGTGGCCGAAACGATCACGCTGTTCGCGAAGACGGATCCCGACGCCGGAAACGGGGGGATCTCCTCGTTCATCGTCCGGCCCGAGGAGGACGAGGGCTTTTTCGTCGAGGGAACGGAGCACAAACTCGGCGACAAGGGCTGTCCGACCGCCGAACTCCGATTCGACGGGATGCGACTCCCCGAAACCCGCCGGATCGGCGAGGAGGGCGAGGGGTTCGTGCAGGCGCTGAAGACCCTGAACGGCGGACGCATCACCATCGCCGCCCGCGGGGTCGGCCTGGCGCAGGCCGCGCTGGACGACGCACGCGAGTACGCGAACGAGCGCGAGCAGTTCGGCCAGCCGATAGGGGAGTTCCAGACGATCAAACACAAGCTGGCGGACATGGACACCAAGTTGAGCGCCGCCCGCCTGCTCATGCATCAGGCGGCGGATCGGAAGATCCGCGGCGAGGACTTCATCAAGGAGGCCGCACAGGCGAAGCTCTATTCGAGCGAAATAAGCAGGGAGGTCGCGAACGAGGCGATCCAGATCCACGGCGGGTACGGCTACACCACCGATTTCGACGTCGAGCGCTACTACCGCGACGCCAAACTCAACGAGATCTACGAGGGCACCAGCGAGATCCTCAGGAACACGATCGGCGACAAGGTGCTGGACTGA
- a CDS encoding arsenic resistance protein, whose product MDLLEKYQTVLVILAVLGGLAAGQVPGVPALAESLILVFLMAMLFGAFAQIPLSSLRNAFRNRRVVGTSLAVNFVWNPLLAVGLGALFLRDQPALWVGLIMLMVTPCTDWYLVFTDIAGGDVPLATSLLPYNLVLQLLLLPVYLYVFAGALVSLPLDLLVESVLLVLVVPLAAATLARRGAIRTRGREWFDRRVISRLAPIQILFLCLAIAAMFASQGEVVLEEPGVLALIALPVLAFYVVNFLLGLGIGRALEFSYEEVACFDCTILSRNSPTALAIAVVAFPDEPLIPLALVIGPLLELPLLSVVSQLLLAIRDRGWWSNVERSATSRD is encoded by the coding sequence ATGGACCTCCTCGAGAAGTACCAGACGGTGCTCGTGATCCTCGCCGTCCTCGGGGGGCTCGCCGCCGGGCAGGTTCCGGGCGTGCCGGCGCTCGCCGAGTCGCTCATACTCGTCTTCCTGATGGCCATGCTGTTCGGCGCGTTCGCTCAAATACCGCTCTCGAGCCTGCGGAACGCGTTTCGCAACCGGCGGGTCGTCGGGACGAGCCTCGCGGTCAACTTCGTCTGGAACCCGCTTCTGGCGGTGGGTCTGGGCGCGCTCTTCCTCCGGGACCAGCCCGCGCTCTGGGTCGGCCTGATCATGCTCATGGTGACGCCGTGTACCGACTGGTATCTCGTCTTCACCGACATCGCTGGCGGCGACGTCCCGCTCGCGACCTCGCTCCTCCCCTACAACCTCGTCCTCCAACTCCTCCTCCTGCCCGTCTATCTCTACGTCTTCGCCGGCGCGCTCGTCTCGCTGCCGCTCGATCTGTTGGTCGAAAGCGTCCTCCTCGTGCTCGTCGTGCCGCTGGCCGCCGCGACCCTCGCCCGGCGGGGAGCGATCCGAACGCGAGGGAGGGAGTGGTTCGACCGGCGCGTGATCTCGCGGCTGGCCCCGATTCAGATCCTCTTTCTCTGTCTGGCGATCGCCGCGATGTTCGCCTCGCAGGGCGAGGTCGTCCTCGAGGAGCCGGGCGTCCTCGCGCTGATCGCCCTGCCCGTTCTCGCCTTCTACGTCGTCAACTTCCTCCTCGGACTGGGTATCGGGCGCGCCCTCGAGTTCTCCTACGAGGAGGTCGCGTGTTTCGACTGCACGATCCTCTCGCGCAACTCCCCGACGGCGCTCGCGATCGCGGTCGTCGCGTTTCCCGACGAGCCGCTGATCCCGCTGGCGCTCGTGATCGGCCCGCTGCTCGAACTCCCCCTGCTTTCGGTCGTCTCACAGCTCCTGCTCGCGATCCGTGATCGAGGATGGTGGTCGAACGTCGAGCGTTCGGCGACGAGTCGCGACTGA
- a CDS encoding thiolase domain-containing protein: MTGVRIAGTGHTHFGQFPERTGRDLFAEASGDAIETAGVERGEIEALFYGNFMGELAEDQGHQGPLMVEMAGIRAPATRYESACASSGVAVREAVKNVRNGEADVVLVGGTERMTNLGTAGATKALSIAADELFEIRAGMNFPGAYALMAQAYFAEYGGDREDLAHIAVKNHENALENEHAQYQRAITVEDVLEAPPVAEPLGLYDACPITDGASAMVLVSDEFAEREGIDAPVSITGTGQGSDRMALADREYLARTPAATAAAEEAYADAGIGPEDVEVAEVHDCFTIAEVLAIESLGFFEHGEGIGAARAGETTRDGRIPINLSGGLKAKGHPVGATGTSQIIELANVLSGEHVNSDAVPDARIGLAHNAGGTVASTTVHVLEVQS, encoded by the coding sequence ATGACAGGTGTTCGAATCGCTGGCACGGGTCATACGCACTTCGGCCAGTTCCCCGAGCGGACCGGCCGGGATCTGTTCGCCGAGGCCAGCGGCGACGCGATCGAGACCGCGGGAGTAGAGCGTGGAGAGATCGAGGCGCTGTTCTACGGCAACTTCATGGGCGAACTCGCGGAGGACCAGGGCCACCAGGGCCCGCTGATGGTGGAGATGGCGGGGATCCGCGCGCCGGCCACGCGCTACGAGAGCGCGTGTGCATCGAGCGGGGTCGCGGTGCGGGAGGCGGTCAAGAACGTCCGCAACGGCGAGGCGGACGTCGTCCTCGTCGGCGGAACCGAGCGCATGACCAATCTCGGGACGGCGGGCGCGACGAAGGCGCTCTCGATCGCCGCCGACGAACTGTTCGAGATCCGCGCGGGGATGAACTTCCCCGGCGCGTACGCGCTGATGGCACAGGCGTACTTCGCCGAGTACGGCGGCGACCGGGAGGACCTCGCCCACATCGCGGTGAAGAACCACGAGAACGCCCTCGAGAACGAACACGCCCAGTACCAGCGCGCGATCACCGTCGAGGACGTCCTGGAGGCGCCGCCCGTGGCCGAACCCCTCGGGCTGTACGACGCCTGCCCGATCACCGACGGCGCGAGCGCGATGGTGCTCGTCAGCGACGAGTTCGCGGAGCGCGAGGGGATCGACGCGCCCGTCTCGATCACGGGCACCGGACAGGGAAGCGACCGGATGGCGCTCGCCGACCGCGAGTACCTCGCCCGGACGCCCGCCGCCACCGCGGCGGCCGAGGAGGCCTACGCCGACGCGGGGATCGGCCCCGAGGACGTCGAGGTCGCGGAGGTCCACGACTGCTTCACGATCGCGGAGGTGCTCGCGATCGAGTCGCTGGGCTTCTTCGAACACGGTGAGGGGATCGGCGCGGCCCGCGCGGGCGAGACGACGCGCGACGGGCGGATTCCGATCAACCTCTCGGGGGGCCTGAAGGCCAAGGGCCACCCGGTGGGTGCGACCGGCACGAGCCAGATCATCGAACTCGCGAACGTCCTCTCGGGCGAACACGTGAACAGCGACGCCGTCCCCGACGCGCGGATCGGCCTCGCGCACAACGCCGGCGGCACCGTCGCGAGCACGACCGTTCACGTTCTGGAGGTCCAGTCATGA
- a CDS encoding Zn-ribbon domain-containing OB-fold protein, translating into MSEQRDEGYDEWIDAIDRGEAYALECSNGHGSLPPRRLCPECGDAALEKRALPDSGTLDTYTTIHVATPAFAEDAPYTVAIVDFGLARLTGQLRGVEDPEVGMRLAVGVEERETEEEPLLVFRPA; encoded by the coding sequence ATGAGCGAGCAGCGCGACGAGGGCTACGACGAGTGGATCGACGCGATCGATCGGGGCGAGGCCTACGCACTGGAGTGTTCGAACGGGCACGGCTCGCTCCCGCCCCGCCGGCTCTGTCCGGAGTGTGGCGACGCCGCTCTCGAAAAGCGAGCGCTCCCCGACAGCGGGACGCTCGACACCTACACGACGATCCACGTCGCGACCCCCGCGTTCGCCGAGGACGCCCCCTACACCGTCGCCATCGTCGACTTCGGCCTCGCCCGGCTGACCGGCCAGCTTCGCGGCGTCGAGGACCCCGAGGTCGGGATGCGACTCGCCGTCGGCGTCGAGGAGCGCGAGACCGAGGAGGAACCGCTACTCGTCTTCCGACCCGCGTAG